Proteins from a single region of Nocardiopsis dassonvillei subsp. dassonvillei DSM 43111:
- a CDS encoding ABC transporter substrate-binding protein, whose amino-acid sequence MALHKSLPTPFALGALSLAGVLALTACGGGDGGGGGAEESAAPEAPSVEVDEELAALVPADVAEAGTVTIGVEASYPPGEYLDADGETVLGFNVDLVNAALAKLGLEATWEPTAFDSIIIGVDTGTYDLGSSSFTVTEERMEQVNMISYFSSGTQWFAQAGNPQDVDPDNACGMRIAVQSNTTHDTDIEERSAACVDAGEEAITIQKFESQPLATETVVSGVNDASLADMPTSAYALEQTGEGVLEFIGEQYNAAPYGILTNKEDTELAEAVAAAFNALIEDGTYAEVLGEWGVDAGGMESAEVNPDVAE is encoded by the coding sequence ATGGCTCTGCACAAGTCCCTGCCCACGCCGTTCGCCCTCGGCGCCCTGTCCCTCGCCGGCGTCCTGGCGCTGACCGCCTGCGGCGGCGGGGACGGCGGAGGCGGAGGCGCGGAGGAGTCGGCCGCCCCCGAGGCGCCCTCCGTCGAGGTCGACGAGGAGCTCGCCGCGCTCGTGCCCGCCGACGTCGCCGAGGCCGGGACCGTCACGATCGGTGTCGAGGCCTCCTACCCGCCCGGCGAGTACCTGGACGCCGACGGCGAGACCGTCCTCGGCTTCAACGTGGACCTCGTCAACGCCGCCCTGGCCAAGCTCGGCCTGGAGGCCACGTGGGAGCCCACCGCCTTCGACTCCATCATCATCGGCGTGGACACGGGCACCTACGACCTGGGCTCCTCCTCCTTCACGGTCACCGAGGAGCGCATGGAGCAGGTCAACATGATCAGCTACTTCTCCTCGGGCACCCAGTGGTTCGCCCAGGCGGGCAACCCCCAGGACGTGGACCCCGACAACGCCTGCGGCATGCGGATCGCGGTGCAGTCCAACACCACGCACGACACCGACATCGAGGAGCGCAGCGCGGCCTGCGTCGACGCCGGTGAGGAGGCCATCACCATCCAGAAGTTCGAGAGCCAGCCGCTGGCCACCGAGACGGTCGTCTCCGGCGTCAACGACGCCTCGCTCGCCGACATGCCGACCTCGGCCTACGCTCTGGAGCAGACCGGCGAGGGCGTCCTGGAGTTCATCGGCGAGCAGTACAACGCCGCCCCCTACGGCATCCTCACCAACAAGGAGGACACGGAGCTGGCCGAGGCCGTGGCCGCCGCCTTCAACGCGCTCATCGAGGACGGCACCTACGCCGAGGTCCTGGGCGAGTGGGGCGTGGACGCCGGCGGCATGGAGTCCGCCGAGGTGAACCCCGACGTCGCCGAGTAA
- a CDS encoding GNAT family N-acetyltransferase, which produces MIRPARPDDVPVIHALVRELAEYEKEPDAVVATEQDLRTALFGPDAAVFAHVAQEDGDGPVVGFALWFRNYSTWTGKHGVYLEDLYVRPQARGRGHGLALLRTLARICVERGYTRLEWSVLDWNEPSIRFYESLGSRPMDGWTVRRLDGGALDALGSEEP; this is translated from the coding sequence ATGATCCGTCCCGCACGTCCCGACGACGTTCCCGTCATCCACGCCCTGGTGCGCGAACTCGCCGAGTACGAGAAGGAGCCGGACGCGGTCGTCGCCACCGAACAGGACCTGCGCACCGCCCTCTTCGGACCGGACGCGGCGGTGTTCGCGCACGTCGCCCAGGAGGACGGGGACGGCCCGGTCGTCGGGTTCGCGCTGTGGTTTCGCAACTACTCCACCTGGACCGGCAAGCACGGCGTGTACCTGGAGGACCTGTACGTGCGCCCCCAGGCGCGCGGTCGGGGACACGGCCTGGCCCTGCTGCGGACCCTGGCCCGGATCTGCGTCGAGCGCGGCTACACCCGGCTGGAGTGGTCGGTGCTGGACTGGAACGAGCCCTCGATACGGTTCTACGAGTCGCTGGGCTCGCGCCCCATGGACGGGTGGACGGTCCGCCGCCTGGACGGCGGCGCGCTGGACGCACTGGGCTCCGAGGAGCCCTGA
- a CDS encoding amino acid ABC transporter ATP-binding protein — translation MSDKTKDPGVVETAEGATLPADALVVAENVRKSFGRLEVLKGIDLQVGRGEVMCVIGPSGSGKSTFLRCVNHLEKLTAGRLWVNGELMGYRQKRGKLYELRDNEIAAQRSDIGMVFQRFNLFPHLSVLGNITEAPVQVKRVPRSQANAKAMELLERVGLPDKADAYPDQLSGGQQQRVAIARALAMEPSLMLFDEPTSALDPELVGEVLDVMRDLARGGMTMVVVTHEMGFAREVGDSLVFMDDGLVVESGTPAEVLSNPRHERTRAFLSKVL, via the coding sequence GTGAGCGACAAGACGAAGGACCCTGGCGTCGTGGAGACCGCCGAGGGCGCCACGCTGCCCGCCGACGCGCTCGTCGTGGCGGAGAACGTGCGCAAGAGCTTCGGCCGCCTGGAGGTGCTCAAGGGCATCGACCTCCAGGTCGGGCGCGGCGAGGTCATGTGCGTGATCGGCCCGTCCGGGTCGGGCAAGTCCACCTTCCTGCGCTGCGTCAACCACCTGGAGAAGCTCACCGCCGGACGGCTGTGGGTCAACGGCGAGCTGATGGGCTACCGGCAGAAGCGCGGCAAGCTCTACGAGCTGCGCGACAACGAGATCGCCGCCCAGCGCAGCGACATCGGCATGGTCTTCCAGCGCTTCAACCTGTTCCCGCACCTGAGCGTCCTGGGCAACATCACCGAGGCGCCCGTGCAGGTCAAGCGGGTCCCCCGGAGCCAGGCCAACGCCAAGGCCATGGAGCTGCTGGAGCGGGTGGGCCTGCCCGACAAGGCCGACGCCTACCCCGACCAGCTCTCCGGCGGCCAGCAGCAGCGCGTGGCCATCGCCCGCGCGCTGGCCATGGAACCGTCGCTGATGCTGTTCGACGAGCCCACCAGCGCCCTGGACCCGGAGCTGGTCGGCGAGGTCCTGGACGTCATGCGCGACCTGGCCCGGGGCGGGATGACCATGGTGGTCGTCACCCACGAGATGGGGTTCGCCCGCGAGGTCGGCGACTCCCTGGTCTTCATGGACGACGGCCTGGTCGTGGAGTCGGGCACGCCCGCCGAGGTGCTCTCCAACCCGCGCCACGAGCGCACCCGGGCGTTCCTGTCCAAGGTGCTCTGA
- a CDS encoding amino acid ABC transporter permease has product MSSPTEPTDGPVSKTSTPGRPADHVTAVPVRYPERWVAAGVILVLAAMFVHMLFTNDAFNWPFMFDHMFSEPVVRGVWITLSATVLSMVIGVVLGIVLAVMRLSGNPVLVSVSWLYTWFFRGVPRLVLAVLFGNIAILYQTIEFGLPFDNYWMPWLGLEGDARFFEIDTRTVLSGYTAGLLALSLSEGAYMAEIIRAGLQSVNKGQTEAAQALGMGKGKVLRRITLPQAMRVVVPPTGNETIAMLKDTALLAYVPVTIELFYQLQAIGSRTYQIFPMLVAACLWYLAITSVLMVGQYFLERRFNPGQYGSIRDRIVGGAHR; this is encoded by the coding sequence TTGTCCTCACCGACCGAACCGACGGACGGCCCGGTGTCGAAGACCTCGACACCGGGCCGTCCGGCCGACCACGTCACCGCCGTTCCCGTGCGCTACCCCGAGCGGTGGGTCGCCGCCGGGGTCATCCTCGTCCTCGCGGCCATGTTCGTGCACATGCTGTTCACGAACGACGCCTTCAACTGGCCGTTCATGTTCGACCACATGTTCTCCGAGCCGGTCGTGCGCGGCGTGTGGATCACCCTCAGCGCCACCGTGCTGTCGATGGTCATCGGCGTCGTCCTGGGCATCGTCCTGGCGGTGATGCGGCTGTCGGGCAACCCCGTCCTGGTATCCGTCTCCTGGCTGTACACCTGGTTCTTCCGGGGCGTGCCCCGCCTGGTGCTGGCGGTGCTCTTCGGCAACATCGCCATCCTGTACCAGACCATCGAGTTCGGCCTGCCCTTCGACAACTACTGGATGCCGTGGCTGGGCCTGGAGGGCGACGCCCGCTTCTTCGAGATCGACACCCGCACCGTGCTGAGCGGCTACACCGCCGGCCTGCTGGCGCTGTCGCTGTCCGAGGGCGCCTACATGGCCGAGATCATCCGCGCGGGGCTCCAATCGGTCAACAAGGGCCAGACCGAGGCCGCGCAGGCGCTGGGCATGGGCAAGGGCAAGGTCCTGCGCCGGATCACCCTGCCGCAGGCGATGCGGGTGGTCGTGCCGCCCACGGGCAACGAGACCATCGCCATGCTCAAGGACACGGCGCTGCTGGCCTACGTGCCGGTGACCATCGAGCTGTTCTACCAGCTCCAGGCCATCGGCTCCCGGACCTACCAGATCTTCCCGATGCTGGTCGCCGCGTGCCTGTGGTACCTGGCCATCACCAGCGTCCTGATGGTGGGCCAGTACTTCCTCGAACGCAGGTTCAACCCCGGCCAGTACGGCAGTATCCGCGACCGCATCGTCGGAGGGGCGCACAGGTGA
- a CDS encoding class I SAM-dependent methyltransferase, which yields MDARTDHTRRRWDRMAAYCEHSERFQSPAMRRTREILCAGARGETLEVAVGTGRNLAHYPPQVRLTAVDVSPRMLDRARDRAEELGRAVRFVEGDAQELDFPDQAFDTVLCTLAMCAVPDQRRALAEMYRVLTPGGRLLMADHIEYARLPGRLVERRRENPRRLPREVAVEAGFEVVHHDRLFLGLVERVVAHRP from the coding sequence ATGGACGCTCGCACGGACCACACACGCAGGCGCTGGGACCGCATGGCCGCCTACTGCGAGCACAGCGAGCGCTTCCAGAGCCCCGCCATGCGCCGCACCCGCGAGATCCTGTGCGCCGGGGCGCGCGGCGAGACGCTGGAGGTGGCGGTCGGGACGGGCCGCAACCTCGCCCACTACCCGCCGCAGGTGCGCCTCACCGCCGTCGACGTCAGCCCGCGCATGCTCGACCGCGCCCGCGACAGGGCCGAGGAGCTGGGCAGGGCCGTGCGCTTCGTGGAGGGCGACGCCCAGGAGCTGGACTTCCCCGACCAGGCCTTCGACACCGTCCTGTGCACGCTGGCGATGTGCGCCGTCCCCGACCAGCGGCGCGCCCTGGCGGAGATGTACCGCGTGCTGACGCCGGGCGGCAGGCTCCTGATGGCCGACCACATCGAGTACGCCCGCCTGCCCGGGCGGCTGGTGGAGCGGCGCCGGGAGAACCCGCGCCGCCTGCCGCGGGAGGTCGCCGTCGAGGCCGGGTTCGAGGTCGTCCACCACGACCGGCTGTTCCTCGGACTGGTGGAGCGGGTGGTCGCCCACCGTCCCTGA